One region of Mucilaginibacter sp. 14171R-50 genomic DNA includes:
- a CDS encoding SusC/RagA family TonB-linked outer membrane protein — translation MKYLFTLILFVLLSGPGYGQDQPPLRGVVRDSTGRPLAGASIALTGTTIGTVTDTAGRFALYAPPGKYILQASYIAYAPLRRQVVLPAAAGLTLVLSAANALAEVTVSTGYQELPKERATGSFVAVDKALIGRSVSTDVIARLRDVVPGLSFNNLGTRISIRGQSTLFSNAEPLIVVDGFVYNQPVENLNPADVQSISVLKDAAAASIWGARAGNGVIVITTNKGAFDRPMRVSLNASVTAGERPDLYYRSQMSSKDYIGLEKRLFSEGYYTGTESAYNHLPLSPVVELLIAGRDGSLSQADLEARLNALEKNDVRGDLEKYFYRKSLNQQYALSLDGGSAGQRYYFSAGYDRNLDNAAGNGFSRLTLNGKETWSALHQKLEISTGIYYTQTMTNLNNPGLPTWNNGYPVYPYAQLADAAGNALPVTHNLRQGFADAAPGAGLLDWNYRPLDELRLADRGQQAMDARVNTGLKYRLLPGLSAAFLYQYERSRSDGRNLMDAGTFAARNLVNQYTQDDGSGKLTFPVPRGAILDLNTGGSSAHDGRLQLNYDGAFGAKHELNAIAGYEVQSLQVTGEGHRLYGYDAAHGTMQQVDGADFFSYYNNPYGSGTIPQNQYESGATDHYLSYYANGAYTYDRRISFSASARLDRSNLFGVKTNQKGVPLWSAGLAWELSREGFYHMAVLPYLKLRATFGYNGNINKNLSAYTTAGYLDGSGTATGLPYAEIINPPNPGLRWERNRHINFGVDFGSAGGRVSGTLEYYLKRGIDLIGQTSYTPSTGIIAFTGNTADTKGHGLDFSLNTLNLTGTLKWSSAFFASYVTDKVSHYGQASLAPDYLEFGYTGNYALEGKPLFAIYSYRSAGLDPATGDPRGYLNGQASSDYTAMRAASSPQDLVYNGPSRPVVFGAFRNTFSWQRWSLSANISYRLGYYFRRRSVYYGNDYGLSGQSGDFALRWQQPGDEQHTVVPSLPAVPDAQRDDFYRFSSDLVEKGDHIRLQDINLSYQLSRGALRLLPGANLQLYLYAANLGILWRANKQHLDPDAGNTFPAPRTVAGGIRLTY, via the coding sequence ATGAAATACCTGTTTACCCTCATCCTCTTCGTCCTGCTGTCCGGGCCCGGCTACGGGCAGGACCAACCCCCGTTAAGGGGCGTTGTCCGCGACAGCACCGGGCGCCCGCTGGCCGGGGCGAGCATCGCCCTGACCGGCACAACCATCGGAACGGTGACCGATACGGCCGGCCGCTTCGCCCTTTACGCCCCGCCGGGCAAGTATATCCTGCAGGCGTCTTACATCGCCTATGCGCCGCTGCGGCGGCAGGTAGTGCTGCCCGCGGCTGCCGGGCTGACGCTGGTGCTGTCCGCAGCAAACGCGCTTGCGGAAGTCACCGTCTCGACCGGTTACCAGGAATTGCCAAAAGAAAGGGCGACCGGATCCTTTGTGGCCGTTGACAAGGCCCTGATCGGCCGCAGCGTCAGCACCGACGTGATCGCCCGCCTGCGCGACGTCGTGCCGGGACTCAGCTTCAATAACCTGGGCACCCGCATCAGCATCCGCGGGCAAAGTACGCTGTTCTCCAACGCCGAGCCGCTGATCGTCGTAGACGGCTTCGTTTATAACCAGCCGGTAGAAAACCTGAACCCCGCCGATGTCCAAAGCATCAGCGTGCTCAAAGACGCTGCGGCGGCATCCATCTGGGGCGCCCGGGCGGGCAACGGGGTGATCGTGATCACGACGAACAAAGGCGCTTTCGACCGGCCCATGCGGGTATCCCTGAACGCCAGCGTGACCGCGGGCGAACGGCCGGACCTGTACTACCGTTCGCAAATGAGCAGCAAGGACTACATCGGGCTGGAAAAACGCCTCTTCAGCGAAGGATATTACACCGGGACGGAAAGCGCCTATAACCACCTACCGCTGTCGCCGGTGGTGGAGCTGCTCATCGCCGGCCGGGACGGGTCGCTCAGTCAGGCGGACCTGGAAGCGCGGCTGAACGCGCTCGAAAAGAATGATGTGCGGGGCGACCTGGAGAAATATTTTTACCGCAAAAGCCTGAACCAGCAGTATGCCCTGAGCCTGGACGGCGGCTCGGCGGGGCAGCGGTATTACTTTTCGGCCGGCTATGACCGCAACCTGGATAACGCGGCGGGCAACGGCTTCAGCCGCCTGACCCTGAACGGCAAGGAGACCTGGAGCGCCCTGCACCAAAAGCTGGAGATCAGCACGGGGATCTACTATACCCAGACCATGACCAACCTGAATAACCCGGGCCTGCCCACCTGGAACAACGGTTACCCGGTATACCCTTACGCGCAGCTGGCCGACGCTGCGGGTAATGCGCTGCCGGTGACCCATAACCTGCGGCAGGGCTTTGCGGATGCCGCGCCGGGGGCGGGGCTGCTGGACTGGAACTACCGGCCGCTGGACGAACTGCGCCTGGCTGACCGCGGGCAGCAGGCCATGGATGCGCGCGTCAATACGGGCCTGAAATACCGGCTGCTGCCGGGGCTGAGCGCAGCGTTCCTTTACCAGTACGAACGCAGCCGGTCGGACGGCCGCAACCTGATGGACGCCGGGACCTTTGCGGCGCGCAACCTCGTCAACCAATATACGCAGGACGACGGCAGCGGGAAGTTAACCTTCCCGGTTCCCCGGGGCGCCATCCTTGACCTGAACACGGGCGGCTCCTCGGCGCATGACGGGCGGCTGCAGCTCAACTATGACGGCGCCTTTGGCGCCAAACACGAACTGAACGCTATCGCCGGTTACGAGGTGCAAAGCCTGCAAGTGACGGGCGAGGGGCACCGCCTGTACGGCTATGATGCGGCGCACGGGACGATGCAGCAGGTGGACGGCGCTGATTTTTTCAGTTATTACAACAACCCCTACGGCAGCGGTACCATTCCGCAAAACCAGTATGAGAGCGGCGCAACGGACCATTACCTGTCGTATTACGCGAACGGGGCCTACACCTACGACCGCAGGATCTCCTTTTCGGCAAGCGCCCGGCTGGACCGCTCGAACCTTTTCGGCGTCAAGACCAACCAGAAAGGGGTACCGCTATGGTCGGCAGGCCTGGCCTGGGAGCTCAGCCGGGAGGGCTTTTACCATATGGCCGTGCTGCCTTACCTGAAGCTGCGCGCCACCTTCGGCTACAACGGCAACATCAACAAGAACCTGTCGGCCTATACCACCGCGGGCTACCTGGACGGCAGCGGCACGGCGACCGGCCTGCCTTATGCCGAGATCATCAACCCGCCCAACCCCGGCCTGCGCTGGGAGCGCAACCGGCATATCAACTTCGGCGTGGACTTCGGTAGCGCGGGCGGCAGGGTCTCCGGTACCCTCGAGTATTACCTGAAGCGGGGCATCGACCTGATCGGGCAGACCTCCTATACGCCCTCCACCGGGATCATCGCCTTTACGGGCAATACGGCCGACACAAAAGGCCACGGGCTCGACTTCAGCCTGAACACGCTCAACCTCACCGGCACGCTGAAGTGGTCCTCGGCGTTCTTTGCCAGCTATGTGACCGACAAGGTTTCGCATTACGGGCAGGCCTCGCTGGCACCGGATTACCTGGAATTCGGCTACACGGGTAATTACGCGCTGGAAGGCAAACCGCTTTTCGCCATATACAGTTACCGCTCGGCGGGCCTTGACCCGGCGACGGGCGATCCGCGGGGGTACCTCAACGGTCAGGCCAGCAGCGACTACACCGCCATGCGGGCAGCCTCCTCGCCGCAGGACCTGGTGTACAACGGGCCCTCGCGCCCGGTCGTGTTCGGTGCCTTCCGGAATACCTTTAGCTGGCAGCGCTGGAGCCTGTCAGCCAATATCAGCTACCGGCTGGGTTATTATTTCCGGAGGCGCTCGGTGTATTATGGCAATGACTACGGGTTGTCCGGGCAAAGCGGCGACTTCGCGCTGCGCTGGCAGCAGCCGGGCGATGAGCAGCATACGGTCGTGCCCTCGCTCCCTGCCGTTCCGGATGCGCAGCGGGATGACTTTTACCGCTTTTCATCGGACCTGGTGGAGAAAGGCGACCATATCCGCCTGCAGGATATCAACCTGTCCTACCAGCTTTCCAGAGGCGCCCTGCGGTTGCTGCCCGGGGCCAACCTGCAGCTTTATCTCTATGCTGCCAACCTCGGCATTTTATGGCGGGCGAACAAACAGCACCTGGACCCCGACGCGGGCAACACCTTCCCGGCACCGCGCACGGTGGCGGGCGGGATCCGATTAACCTATTAA
- a CDS encoding MauE/DoxX family redox-associated membrane protein, translating into MKTLLKNTAPALLILLFAYAATSKLMDLNLFRHEMYNQNFPKEIAGALIVLIPAAEILAILLLLISKWQVAGLLFSVLLMTAFTGYTALVLAGYWDRVPCSCGGVLQNMSWTAHFFFNLFFLALAAAALAQRYKGNAENLRKE; encoded by the coding sequence ATGAAAACACTGCTCAAGAACACCGCCCCCGCACTGCTTATTTTGCTTTTCGCGTACGCCGCGACCAGCAAGCTGATGGACCTCAACCTGTTTCGCCACGAGATGTATAACCAGAACTTTCCGAAAGAGATAGCCGGCGCGCTCATCGTCCTCATTCCCGCAGCCGAGATCCTGGCGATCCTGCTGCTGCTTATCTCAAAATGGCAGGTGGCCGGGCTGTTATTTTCGGTGCTGCTGATGACGGCCTTTACCGGGTATACCGCCTTGGTGCTGGCCGGGTACTGGGACCGTGTGCCTTGTTCCTGCGGCGGCGTGCTGCAAAACATGTCGTGGACGGCGCACTTCTTTTTTAACCTGTTCTTCCTGGCCCTGGCCGCCGCGGCCCTGGCCCAACGATATAAGGGGAATGCCGAAAACCTTCGAAAAGAGTAG
- a CDS encoding RagB/SusD family nutrient uptake outer membrane protein, producing the protein MMKKIFLINAVLMLALTLPACRKDFLDARPNKALLVPTTPDDLRVLLDNNDVFNIRPNLTPLADGDYYTTDAGYGTYRLDMERNSYAWSKDIFAGAVAGDWNTPYKQIFYTNVVLEAAARLPEADVKEIRGTALFYRAFAYFNLVSQFAVPYDAATAASAPGVPLRLHADVTLKAGRATLAATYAQIWADLSAARPLLPVTAGYKTRSTVSALLALQARVALAMEDYPAAGRYADSALSINHTLLDYNSLNASANRPFPRALPSGNDEVTYYSALLPYSFDGPSAPTYVDRQLYDAYAPGDLRKKLFFKEATPGDFRFRGNYAGSVTLFGGLANDELYLTRAECRARAGDAAGAMADLNTLLIKRWLTGTFVPYTAANAEDALRQVLAERRKELLGRNLRWNDLRRLNRDPRFRVTLRRTVNGHTYTLEPGSARYVYPVPDEEVRLGGVVQNER; encoded by the coding sequence ATGATGAAAAAGATATTTTTGATAAACGCGGTATTGATGCTGGCCCTTACGCTGCCCGCATGCCGCAAGGATTTCCTGGACGCGCGGCCGAACAAGGCGCTGCTGGTCCCCACCACACCGGACGACCTGCGGGTACTGCTGGACAATAACGACGTGTTCAATATCCGGCCGAACCTGACGCCGCTGGCGGACGGCGACTACTACACGACGGATGCGGGCTACGGCACTTACCGCCTGGACATGGAACGGAACAGCTATGCCTGGTCGAAGGACATTTTTGCCGGCGCCGTCGCGGGTGACTGGAACACACCCTACAAGCAGATCTTTTATACGAACGTGGTACTGGAAGCCGCAGCACGCCTGCCCGAGGCCGATGTGAAAGAGATCAGGGGCACCGCCCTTTTCTACCGGGCCTTCGCCTATTTTAACTTGGTCAGCCAGTTCGCCGTGCCATACGACGCGGCAACGGCGGCCAGCGCGCCCGGCGTACCGCTGCGGCTTCATGCCGATGTGACGCTGAAAGCGGGGCGGGCAACCCTTGCGGCGACCTACGCGCAAATATGGGCCGACTTATCGGCGGCCAGGCCCTTACTGCCGGTAACGGCCGGTTATAAAACTCGGTCGACGGTATCCGCGCTGCTGGCCCTGCAGGCGCGCGTCGCCCTGGCCATGGAAGATTACCCGGCTGCGGGCAGGTATGCGGATTCGGCGCTGTCTATCAACCACACCCTGCTGGATTACAACAGCCTGAACGCGTCCGCAAACCGGCCGTTCCCGCGCGCGCTGCCCAGCGGCAACGACGAGGTTACGTACTATTCGGCCCTGCTGCCTTACAGCTTTGACGGCCCCTCGGCACCGACCTATGTGGACCGGCAGCTCTATGATGCCTATGCGCCCGGCGACCTGCGCAAAAAGCTTTTTTTCAAAGAAGCGACGCCCGGGGACTTCCGCTTCAGAGGGAACTACGCCGGTTCGGTCACCCTGTTCGGCGGGCTGGCCAACGATGAGCTGTACCTGACGCGGGCGGAATGCCGGGCCCGTGCGGGGGACGCGGCCGGTGCGATGGCGGACCTCAATACGCTGCTGATCAAGCGCTGGCTGACGGGGACCTTTGTCCCTTATACGGCGGCTAATGCGGAGGATGCGCTGCGGCAGGTGCTGGCGGAAAGAAGAAAGGAACTGCTGGGCAGGAACCTGCGCTGGAATGATCTGCGGCGGCTGAACAGGGACCCCCGGTTCCGGGTGACACTGCGCAGGACGGTGAACGGGCATACCTACACACTGGAGCCGGGCAGCGCCCGCTATGTTTACCCGGTCCCGGATGAAGAGGTCCGGCTGGGCGGCGTGGTGCAGAACGAACGGTAA
- a CDS encoding TlpA disulfide reductase family protein: MKLKISFLAALCLFFGRSGFGQEIKIGDKVPDVMIKNISGLVLDGKGVKEARLSAFAGKLLILDFWATWCAPCRRMVPVMDSLQRQFKKEVVFLPVTYESAAVVAPVLAAMRKIKPFDLPEVTGDVALHKLFPHRSLPHYVWIDPQGRVCAITEEKEVTAAHIKRMLAGAAPALATKKDLVLTYDRDQPLFAPGNNLPASAVRYQSVLSGYIPGLEAGMDIYPRDSVRGQRCNVRNVPLTWLLRMAWSDHNRWFSGAFMRLLTKDSARMQTSLSGQAYEQWLSQGNGWCYELVVPPALAGAAFDIMQQDVARLFPQYHVEVERVVTRCLVLVRTSSQDQLKTIGGKSLVDVTPFKAHLHNTRLGQLIKRLQVQYLEGYPLPVIDGTGYDGPVDLAVDAPLNDVAAMNRELARYDLQLIEKEAAVDLLVVRDADDASSSLKPKP, encoded by the coding sequence ATGAAGCTGAAAATAAGCTTCCTGGCCGCGCTTTGCCTTTTTTTCGGGCGAAGCGGCTTCGGACAGGAAATAAAAATAGGGGACAAGGTCCCTGATGTGATGATAAAGAATATTTCGGGGCTGGTGCTGGACGGTAAGGGGGTAAAGGAGGCCCGTTTGTCTGCCTTTGCAGGGAAACTGCTGATCCTGGACTTTTGGGCGACCTGGTGCGCGCCCTGCAGGCGGATGGTGCCTGTCATGGACAGCCTGCAACGCCAGTTTAAGAAAGAAGTGGTGTTCTTGCCGGTAACGTATGAAAGCGCCGCGGTGGTAGCGCCGGTGCTGGCCGCGATGCGGAAGATCAAACCTTTTGACCTGCCGGAGGTGACGGGTGACGTGGCGCTGCACAAACTGTTCCCGCACAGGTCCCTGCCGCATTATGTATGGATAGACCCTCAGGGCAGGGTATGCGCCATTACCGAAGAAAAGGAAGTCACGGCTGCCCATATCAAGCGCATGCTCGCCGGCGCAGCACCCGCCCTGGCCACCAAAAAAGACCTCGTACTCACCTATGACCGTGACCAGCCGCTGTTTGCCCCCGGCAACAACCTGCCAGCGTCCGCCGTCCGCTACCAGTCCGTCCTGTCGGGCTATATCCCCGGCCTCGAAGCCGGCATGGATATCTACCCGCGGGACAGTGTCAGGGGCCAGCGCTGCAACGTCCGTAATGTGCCGCTGACCTGGCTGCTGCGGATGGCCTGGAGCGATCATAACCGCTGGTTCTCCGGCGCATTCATGCGCCTGCTGACCAAAGACTCTGCCCGCATGCAAACCAGTCTTTCCGGGCAAGCCTACGAACAATGGCTCAGCCAGGGGAACGGCTGGTGTTATGAACTGGTCGTGCCGCCGGCCCTGGCGGGGGCTGCCTTTGATATCATGCAGCAGGATGTGGCGCGGCTGTTCCCGCAGTACCACGTTGAGGTCGAGCGTGTGGTAACGCGCTGCCTTGTGCTCGTGCGCACCAGCAGCCAGGACCAACTGAAGACCATCGGCGGAAAGTCCCTCGTCGACGTCACGCCGTTCAAAGCCCACCTGCACAACACCCGCCTTGGGCAGCTGATCAAACGGCTGCAGGTGCAGTACCTGGAAGGTTACCCGCTGCCGGTTATAGATGGCACTGGGTACGACGGGCCGGTGGACCTCGCGGTCGATGCGCCGCTGAACGATGTAGCGGCGATGAACCGGGAGCTGGCGCGGTACGACCTGCAATTGATCGAAAAAGAGGCGGCTGTCGACCTGCTCGTGGTGCGGGACGCCGACGATGCCTCATCATCTCTGAAACCAAAACCCTAA
- a CDS encoding AAA family ATPase, whose product MIAKIDVSQFGLFKNYAWDTAITNESFKKINIIYGRNYSGKTTLSRIFKCIEDTLMHKDYFTCQFKVTLSGGQVVTNSNLQDFAQHHKIRVYNTDFVRENLGWLHREDGTIKPFTILGAANVELEKQIEEIVTKLGAVESNKGLIYELAEEETSLANLRKQNNNKGNEIEDKLKKRAADHIKITDTLFVASSAKKTYTITDIKAEIITIGDNPDTHFLDAEQTEILFKLLKEAAMDDIDPLPSNKPKFAEYAQDCETILQQKITPSKPITELINDSLLQEWVRQGIDKHRGKRATCGFCGNDLGSDLWDKLDQHFSKESEELRNKIRSKIDELEIAKKGLNNFLTLKRDLFYGTLQGDFDIAFKQWSAASSVYMENIERLITELKAREKDIFKERSLPELTDASESLIKAIKAFNDALTDHNRKTSTLAKDQDIARKKLRLAHIAQFITDIDYKNVMAAVEAEDSKLNLMGGAVKGKREAITRLQDEKRNLEAQAKDESKGAELVNQHLMHYFGHSELKLVAEGEQPNVKFIIHRDGAPANNLSEGECSLISFCYFMAKIEDELKDETESDKLVIYIDDPISSLDSNHIFFMFSLIENVIAKPKKYGQLFISTHNMEFLKYVKKLTGMKTSKNVGHFMIERRSQSNSILMLAPPYMKNYITEFNYLFDQIYQCSIGDREFINNNYQYSFGNNMRKFLESYTFYRYPTHNMSFEQRLLKYFQNDGVTYTLISRVINEYSHMEDQFDRGMQPIDMDEITRVSSAVIEKIRTADPDQFEALMDSVNQVA is encoded by the coding sequence ATGATCGCTAAAATTGATGTTTCACAATTCGGATTATTTAAGAATTATGCTTGGGATACAGCTATCACAAATGAGTCTTTCAAAAAAATAAACATTATTTACGGTCGGAACTATTCTGGAAAAACTACTTTGTCCAGGATATTTAAGTGCATAGAAGACACCCTGATGCATAAAGACTACTTCACCTGTCAATTTAAGGTGACACTTTCCGGCGGTCAGGTCGTTACCAATTCCAATCTACAAGACTTCGCACAACATCATAAGATCCGCGTTTATAATACTGATTTTGTGCGCGAAAATTTAGGATGGTTGCATCGTGAGGACGGAACGATCAAACCTTTTACCATATTGGGTGCCGCCAACGTGGAACTCGAAAAACAAATTGAGGAAATTGTAACAAAACTGGGTGCAGTTGAAAGTAATAAAGGCTTGATTTATGAGCTTGCGGAAGAAGAAACTTCTTTGGCAAACCTGCGTAAGCAAAACAATAACAAAGGCAATGAAATTGAGGATAAGCTTAAAAAACGTGCTGCTGATCATATTAAGATAACAGATACTTTATTTGTGGCTTCATCAGCGAAAAAAACTTACACCATAACGGATATAAAGGCTGAAATCATCACCATTGGCGATAATCCCGATACTCACTTCCTCGACGCAGAGCAAACAGAAATATTATTTAAGCTGCTTAAAGAAGCGGCAATGGATGATATAGATCCGCTACCCTCCAATAAGCCAAAATTCGCGGAATACGCGCAGGATTGTGAAACAATACTTCAGCAAAAAATAACACCAAGCAAGCCGATAACCGAACTCATCAATGATAGTTTATTGCAGGAATGGGTTAGACAGGGTATCGATAAACACCGAGGTAAACGGGCAACTTGCGGTTTTTGCGGCAATGATCTGGGAAGCGATCTGTGGGATAAATTGGATCAGCATTTCAGTAAGGAATCAGAGGAATTGCGCAATAAGATTAGGAGCAAAATAGATGAACTGGAAATTGCAAAAAAAGGTTTGAATAATTTCTTGACGCTAAAAAGAGACTTGTTCTATGGGACTTTGCAAGGTGATTTTGACATTGCATTCAAACAGTGGAGCGCCGCAAGCAGCGTTTATATGGAGAATATTGAGCGGCTTATCACCGAATTAAAAGCACGCGAAAAGGACATTTTCAAAGAGCGCAGCTTACCGGAATTGACCGATGCTTCAGAAAGTCTTATCAAGGCGATCAAAGCATTTAACGACGCGCTCACCGATCATAACCGAAAAACAAGTACCCTGGCTAAAGATCAGGACATCGCCCGGAAAAAATTACGCTTGGCACATATTGCGCAATTTATAACTGACATTGATTACAAGAATGTTATGGCTGCGGTTGAAGCTGAAGACAGTAAATTGAACCTGATGGGTGGTGCGGTAAAAGGTAAACGGGAAGCGATCACCAGGCTACAGGACGAAAAAAGGAATTTGGAAGCACAAGCCAAAGATGAAAGCAAAGGGGCTGAGCTTGTTAATCAACATTTGATGCACTATTTTGGCCACAGCGAACTAAAGCTCGTTGCTGAAGGTGAACAACCTAATGTTAAATTTATTATCCACAGGGATGGCGCGCCCGCGAACAATTTAAGCGAAGGTGAATGCAGCCTGATCTCTTTTTGTTATTTCATGGCAAAGATCGAAGATGAATTGAAAGATGAGACCGAAAGCGACAAGCTGGTCATTTATATAGATGACCCTATCTCCAGCCTCGATAGTAATCATATTTTTTTTATGTTTAGTTTAATTGAAAATGTCATTGCCAAGCCCAAAAAATATGGTCAACTGTTTATTTCAACGCACAACATGGAGTTTTTAAAGTATGTTAAAAAACTGACAGGAATGAAGACCAGCAAGAATGTCGGGCATTTCATGATCGAACGACGCAGCCAAAGTAATAGCATATTGATGTTGGCGCCACCTTACATGAAAAACTATATTACTGAATTTAATTACCTGTTTGATCAAATCTATCAATGCTCAATTGGTGACAGAGAATTTATCAACAATAACTATCAATATAGCTTTGGAAATAACATGCGTAAATTTCTGGAATCGTATACTTTCTACCGATACCCGACTCACAACATGAGTTTTGAACAACGGCTGTTAAAATATTTCCAAAATGATGGAGTAACTTACACGCTGATTAGTCGGGTCATCAATGAATATTCGCATATGGAGGATCAGTTTGACAGAGGTATGCAACCTATCGATATGGACGAAATCACAAGAGTATCCAGTGCAGTTATTGAAAAGATCAGAACTGCCGACCCTGACCAATTTGAAGCATTAATGGATAGTGTTAATCAGGTTGCTTGA
- a CDS encoding helix-turn-helix domain-containing protein, producing MKDKFIIHYETVGRNVRYFRFLNGWTQAELAHRCSVNAEQISRIENARRDYMHSTLLEVCEALEKSIFEIMQRNDDAELYHLEYVKKKEASKKKKS from the coding sequence ATGAAGGATAAGTTCATAATTCATTATGAAACTGTAGGTAGAAATGTGCGATATTTTAGATTCTTGAATGGTTGGACACAGGCTGAATTAGCCCATCGATGCAGTGTGAATGCCGAGCAGATTAGTAGAATTGAGAATGCGAGAAGGGATTATATGCATTCTACCTTGTTAGAAGTCTGCGAGGCTTTAGAAAAGAGCATTTTTGAAATAATGCAAAGAAATGATGACGCGGAGCTATATCATTTAGAATATGTGAAGAAAAAGGAGGCGTCAAAAAAAAAGAAAAGCTAA